In Arctopsyche grandis isolate Sample6627 chromosome 13, ASM5162203v2, whole genome shotgun sequence, one DNA window encodes the following:
- the cutlet gene encoding chromosome transmission fidelity protein 18 homolog, with amino-acid sequence MSDFPDPDEEFELMYGDDLDVLREQEHENLADSRNHARRSLDFSSPAISKTFGSNVNRNASLTASTLNDNIISIDDNVNTENSTLNVSGIEDIPESLPPSQKRTVTDLFGDIDDLDFDEDVYQNSKRSRIESEDDLNAALIERILYERKRRTELSNPVLMLNRDYTVSDNNKIIENISNSIPRWPFITLTKSDGRKLYVRFHDEEYMEREVDEITKSHGDFKSLLGVAFKDSWNEAKAYLESKNMQNKTVDINGDELMVVETEQNAESGDRSQLWVERYKPMRYVELLSDESTNRTLLQWLKMWDKIVFNKEIKIKKPDTSNKFNKRSGKFEFRFNKKTTLNNAQEELFTELDDNHTPKYKVALLCGPPGCGKTTLAHIIAKHAGYKVVEINASDDRSIDAFKMALENATQMKSVLDDQKRPNCLVLDEIDGAPLPTIEYLIKFVSGTASVKPKKGVKARSNILKRPVICICNDVYTPSLRPLRQIAFVVHFPPTEISRLTQRLNEVTIMEGLKVDGAVLSALGEKTHNDIRSCLGVLNFLKSKQKQLRLSDINNIDIGQKDMSKGLFQVWQEIFQIHQPKVKRFEDLKDAAKLKRNNFMNLGDDVADSGNIDTSFKGRSRRILNTVHSAGDYEKLIQGVYENFLSMKVRDSMMLGVNQAFEWFLLTDIFTAFINHNQNYTLMSYIPYSFVCWHLQFASLNWPKIKFPSQGFEVFQKKTQFSGITSGVEKGVCPSTKPFITKTVLILDSLPLLPHIISPSLRPVNVQLYSEKEKREMNTVVGVMLDYGLQYVQERTQDGTYNYVLDPDIYKVGIFNEKNSRVRNLSYALKQLISREVDLEKMKRTELKVAPLNESALQAIKQSNANTSSKSSVQEKNSTPNHLQKLEPKLIKPAVRVSVDFFGQPVRGVEGGNRKEEKKEDKFFRSPTWYHYKEGYNNAVRRKVKIADLL; translated from the exons ATGTCAGACTTCCCGGATCCCGACGAGGAGTTCGAGTTGATGTATGGCGATGATTTGGACGTGCTCAGAGAACAAGAAC ATGAAAACCTTGCTGATTCTAGAAATCATGCCCGCCGTTCCTTAGATTTTTCAAGTCCAGCCATCAGTAAAACTTTCGGTTCAAATGTGAATAGAAATGCATCGTTAACAGCTTCCACATTAAATGACAACATAATATCAATTGATGATAATGTCAATACGGAGAACAGTACTCTCAATGTGAGCGGTATAGAAGATATTCCGGAATCGTTACCTCCATCACAAAAGCGCACTGTGACAGATCTATTTGGCGACATTGATGATTTAGACTTCGATGAAGATGTTTATCAAAATTCTAAAAGGAGCAGAATTGAAAGTGAGGACGATCTAAATGCAGCGTTGATTGAAAGGATTTTATATGAAAGGAAAAGAAGGACTGAGTTGAGCAATCCAGTGCTCATGCTGAATAGAGATTATACTGTatctgataataataaaattattgaaaatatatcgaatTCTATTCCGAG atgGCCGTTTATAACACTAACCAAAAGCGATGGAAGAAAATTATACGTCCGATTTCACGATGAAGAATACATGGAAAGAGAAGTCGATGAAATTACAAAGTCGCATGGTGATTTTAAAAGCTTGTTGGGGGTAGCTTTCAAAGATTCCTGGAATGAAGCTAAAgcttat TTGGAGAGTAAAAACATGCAAAATAAAACAGTCGATATTAATGGAGACGAACTTATGGTTGTGGAAACTGAACAAAATGCAGAAAGTGGTGACCGGTCTCAACTTTGGGTTGAACGGTATAAACCGATGCGATATGTCGAGTTATTGTCTGATGAGTCTACAAATAGAACTTTATTACAATGGTTGAAAATGTGGGATAAG AtagtttttaataaagaaataaaaataaagaagccAGATACCAGCAACAAGTTCAACAAACGTTCAGGAAAATTTGAATTCCGCTTTAATAAGAAAACCACGCTAAACAATGCCCAAGAAGAATTGTTTACAGAATTAGACGATAATCACACACCTAAATATAAAGTGGCGTTATTATGCGGACCTCCCGGCTGTGGTAAAACCACACTAGCACACATAATTGCTAAACATGCAG GTTATAAAGTAGTTGAAATTAATGCGTCTGACGATAGAAGCATTGATGCATTTAAAATGGCACTGGAAAATGCTACCCAGATGAAATCTGTCCTCGACGATCAAAAGCGACCGAATTGTTTGGTTTTAg ATGAAATTGATGGAGCGCCTTTGCCAACTATAGAGTATTTGATTAAATTCGTTTCTGGTACTGCTTCAGTAAAGCCAAAGAAAGGAGTGAAAGCCCGATCGAACATCTTGAAGAGAcctgttatatgtatttgtaatgatGTTTATACACCGTCATTGAGACCACTTag acAAATTGCATTTGTAGTTCATTTCCCACCGACTGAAATATCTCGGTTGACACAGAGATTGAACGAAGTTACCATAATGGAAGGTTTGAAGGTAGATGGAGCTGTGCTATCGGCACTCGGTGAAAAAACTCACAATGATATACGATCTTGTTTGGGTGTGCTCaattttttaaagtcaaaaCAAAAACAG CTGAGACTATCCGATATAAATAATATCGATATAGGACAAAAAGACATGTCTAAAGGTTTGTTTCAAGTTTGGcaagaaatatttcaaattcatcAGCCGAAAGTTAAAAGGTTTGAAGACTTAAAAGATGCAGCCAAGTTGAAgagaaataattttatgaatttagGAGATGATGTTGCTGATTCTGGAAATATTGACACGTCTTTTAAAGGACGGAGTAGAAGAATACTAAACACCGTACATTCGGCTGGAGACTAtgaaaa ATTGATACAAGGAGTCTATGAGAATTTTCTCAGTATGAAAGTTCGTGATTCTATGATGCTTGGCGTCAATCAAGCCTTCGAATGGTTCTTGTTGACCGATATATTCACTGCTTTCATCAATCATAATCAAAACTACACATTGATGTCGTACATACCGTACTCTTTTGTATGTTGGCATTTACAATTCGCCAGTTTGAACTGGCCCAAGATTAAATTTCCCAGTCAAGGATTTGAG GTTTTTCAAAAGAAAACTCAATTTTCTGGAATCACATCGGGAGTCGAAAAGGGTGTATGTCCAAGTACAAAGCCCTTTATAACTAAAACTGTTTTGATACTGGATTCTTTGCCGCTGTTGCCGCATATTATCAGTCCTTCTTTGAGACCTGTGAACGTTCAA CTTTATTCAGAGAAGGAAAAACGCGAAATGAATACGGTAGTTGGCGTAATGTTGGATTACGGATTGCAATACGTTCAGGAAAGGACTCAAGACGgtacatataattatgttttagaTCCAGATATTTACAAAGTTGGAATATTCA ATGAGAAGAATTCTCGTGTTAGAAATTTGTCATATGCCTTAAAGCAGCTTATATCCAGAGAAGTGGATTTGGAGAAAATGAAAAGAACCGAATTGAAAGTGGCTCCATTGAATGAAAGCGCATTGCAAGCCATTAAACAATCTAATGCAAATACTTCATCGAAGTCGTCTGTTCAAGAAAAGAACAGTACGCCTAATCATTTGCAGAAATTGGAGCCAAAGCTGATTAAACCTGCAGTAAGG